One segment of Babesia bigemina genome assembly Bbig001, chromosome : II DNA contains the following:
- a CDS encoding K+ channel tetramerisation domain containing protein, putative: MVHSVKKQCSDGAYGQFDAPASYGTAAESAELPPIPASGLSEVVNLNVGGVSYVTTYRTLLNHKGSRFATYFRQLFAHLYQNAPASSLGDDFSYLANDRSTPYPTVFIDRDGRRFSYVLDYLRDGSVALPDDQTVCRGLLTDAQYFRLSGLEVTIAHTLQLSLGGTRTPSMSHSQDHASAAVGRAPCDRASLVTHDAARTLSPYHTASCSHRMYSVGSAASTSGIAYTCDESQSAFCSQQSYDEDLASSQKSFLQVGENDNIEDAGMFVQTTPLSRLGKTEFSTNFDF, from the coding sequence ATGGTGCACAGCGTCAAAAAGCAGTGCTCAGACGGCGCGTATGGGCAGTTTGACGCGCCCGCGTCATATGGCACTGCCGCTGAGTCCGCGGAACTGCCGCCCATCCCTGCGTCCGGGTTGAGCGAGGTGGTGAATCTCAACGTTGGCGGCGTCTCGTACGTCACCACATATCGCACACTGCTGAACCACAAAGGATCGCGTTTCGCCACGTACTTCCGTCAGCTGTTCGCGCACCTGTACCAGAACGCCCCTGCGAGCAGTTTGGGCGACGACTTCTCCTACCTCGCAAACGACCGCTCTACGCCGTATCCTACCGTCTTCATTGACCGCGATGGGCGTCGTTTCAGCTACGTCTTGGACTATCTTCGGGACGGGAGCGTGGCGCTGCCGGATGATCAAACGGTATGCCGCGGGTTGCTGACCGATGCGCAATATTTCCGTCTGTCGGGTTTGGAGGTCACCATTGCGCATACGCTTCAGTTGTCGCTCGGCGGGACACGTACGCCTTCTATGAGTCACTCCCAGGATCATGCTTCGGCGGCTGTGGGCAGGGCGCCGTGCGACCGCGCATCGCTGGTTACGCACGACGCGGCAAGGACGCTGAGCCCGTATCACACGGCTAGCTGTTCCCATCGGATGTATAGCGTTGGAAGTGCTGCCAGCACCTCTGGCATTGCGTACACGTGTGATGAATCGCAAAGCGCGTTTTGTTCCCAGCAGAGCTACGACGAGGACCTCGCAAGCTCCCAGAAGAGTTTCCTGCAGGTAGGGGAGAACGACAACATCGAAGACGCTGGGATGTTCGTCCAGACCACCCCTCTGTCCAGGTTGGGCAAAACCGAGTTCTCAACCAACTTCGACTTCTGA
- a CDS encoding small GTP-binding protein sar1, putative, whose protein sequence is MMFIIDWIKKALISFGWLNKEGKIVFLGLDNAGKTTLLRMLKDNRLACHTPTVHPHSEQLTLGKVNVTAFDLGGHETARRVWKQYCGNVDAVCFLIDASDRTRFQESAEELRALINQEELYHKPFVILGNKIDKPSAASEEELRSHLGLLAGDTYGKDCGPGRCVRPIEVFMCSILRKQGYGEAFKWLAPFLQDAK, encoded by the exons ATGATGTTCATTATCGATTG GATCAAAAAAGCGCTTATCTCCTTCGGGTGGCTCAACAAGGAGGGCAAGATCGTGTTCCTCGGTCTTGACAACGCCGGCAAGACGACGCTGCTCCGCATGCTCAAGGACAACCGCCTGGCGTGCCACACTCCCACCGTGCACCCGCACAGTGAGCAGCTGACCCTCGGCAAGGTCAACGTCACTGCCTTCGACCTTGGAGGCCACGAAACTGCACGCCGTGTATGGAAACAGTACTGTGGCAACGTCGATGCCGTGTGCTTCCTCATCGACGCCTCTGACCGCACTCGTTTCCAGGAATCCGCCGAGGAGCTTCGCGCGCTGATCAACCAGGAAGAGCTCTACCACAAACCCTTCGTAATCCTCGGTAACAAGATTGACAAGCCTTCTGCCGCTTCCGAGGAGGAACTCAGGTCGCATTTGGGTCTGCTCGCTGGCGATACCTACGGCAAGGACTGTGGTCCCGGCCGCTGCGTCCGCCCCATTGAGGTCTTTATGTGCAGCATCCTGCGCAAGCAGGGCTACGGTGAGGCCTTCAAGTGGCTCGCCCCGTTCTTGCAGGATGCCAAGTAA
- a CDS encoding mitochondrial carrier protein, putative, with amino-acid sequence MDAKDGNGGSHACNILKGTTIGGLVVSSLCVPTDVVRNYWYFNPELKGIRGSISTAGVARHIYATRGVRCFFTGFHLTALNVVGGQTIFLLSYDAMKTEMSTPLASILGRMATLLSMQPLECLRTYTQANLPGRTMSFFQHTQGFSRFTSLYRGLIPTVIRDVPFSAVHWPLNDLLYRRFIASCGRSESDLTRVQKFALSFATGTMSSILATMISQPFDIVKTTIQAAAGRKSKMTVRGELRRFFGQYGMRGFLIGLTPRLIKVVPGCAIISGCYRYFN; translated from the exons ATGGATGCGAAGGATGGAAATGGAGGCTCCCATGCTTGCAACATTCTCAAGGGCACCACGATTGGAG GGCTTGTGGTATCGTCGCTCTGTGTGCCGACTGACGTCGTGCGCAACTACTGGTACTTCAACCCGGAGCTGAAGGGCATTCGCGGGAGCATAAGCACTGCCGGCGTCGCTCGCCACATCTATGCAACCCGCGGTGTTCGATGCTTCTTCACTGGTTTCCACCTCACCGCCCTAAATGTCGTGGGCGGTCAGACCATATTCCTGCTGTCGTACGACGCGATGAAGACCGAAATGAGCACTCCGTTGGCAAGCATTTTGGGAAGGATGGCTACTCTTCTGTCGATGCAACCGCTGGAGTGCCTGCGTACCTACACCCAGGCCAACCTGCCGGGTCGCACCATGAGCTTTTTCCAACATACCCAAGGCTTTTCTAGGTTCACATCGCTCTACCGGGGTCTGATTCCAACGGTTATTCGCGACGTGCCGTTTTCGGCGGTACATTGGCCTCTGAATGACCTTCTGTACCGTCGCTTCATCGCGTCCTGCGGCCGTTCGGAATCCGACCTGACTAGAGTCCAGAAGTTTGCGCTCTCTTTCGCTACAGGAACCATGTCGTCGATATTGGCGACCATGATCTCGCAGCCCTTCGACATAGTGAAAACCACCATCCAG gctgcagctggtcgcAAGTCGAAGATGACGGTTCGAGGGGAGCTGCGCCGGTTTTTTGGTCAGTACGGTATGCGAGGGTTCCTCATCGGCCTGACGCCCCGCCTGATAAAGGTGGTTCCAGGCTGTGCGATAATATCAGGGTGTTATCGTTACTTCAACTGA
- a CDS encoding LETM1-like protein, putative, which yields MWKSVIRFDNRAANFQGRRPVLLLHGHCGSVSPSITCVVSRSFSRDAHVRSGVPSGSDSVNSCGPNDGEKISEAAETRCPVTQDRKDAANVEHGQLKRTTWSVSSCGVIQFPRLSPEATHTGRLLDGATDIGKEGFEKSVFAIHPRLVHPVGTYACCDGSGVLDRGDVSSGEQRARPRSGATPIVNHFGSLQGFPISFGMDCNGCMSGFFPSRRSFAFWNRSGNKDKDTPGTPASRGSAVTSWTKGRSLTRGLMSLSYHLVRWAVVLPFRLGKWTIHLVSLTFKAVGHLMSLCARAAVVARVGGVSGIFKSIMGGIKHTVHWCKTGFRLYFANVKVSYYILLKRLKGHPMRYNERKLLMNTLNDALKLVPFSFFLIVPFAELLLPVAIRLFPQMLPSTFRTDNSKSDDYLQKKLLAKKELAQFFQELVQERTNQLLQDELDSSLKTKMEALKDFQERILNKKDRDINPFLSSNELLVFAKIFKKEFKLDQMNLETLKVMCKLLGITPFSVRSHVVLQLRHHLLKIQREDRLIMWEGVESLSTEELQEACRDRAMKFYNISREQLQQQLKQWLDLSSMRQISPILLLWSRCITMTHEPMAIKADDEGTAEDKLAIPETAAVEVADSSDSAVEATKPTKVGEKFAEEVTTAQKASSTRIMKAVTAAAEVDAQKLVSKEERLEELSLKAKELKDIIDGNVKPCEGEELVDGATSLDDPTPGELLEVHSSEDMLMHLHEDHVIRHAEEIKHLNALGKKEILVRHEELLSALHIQRQITDLQHNQLAEMYMFLLKVSEDLNAGVECNIKDAVNDLVVAARQELEKIEELTCQFDKHNLTYEPQASTPTPVSSTT from the coding sequence ATGTGGAAGAGCGTCATTCGCTTTGATAACCGAGCTGCTAATTTCCAGGGGAGGCGACCCGTTCTGCTGCTCCATGGACACTGCGGTTCCGTGTCTCCATCCATAACGTGCGTAGTCAGCCGTTCGTTTAGCAGGGACGCACATGTTCGGTCTGGTGTACCGTCGGGATCGGATTCTGTGAATAGCTGCGGTCCCAATGATGGAGAGAAGATCAGCGAAGCAGCTGAGACTCGGTGTCCTGTTACACAGGACCGGAAGGACGCCGCGAATGTGGAGCATGGTCAACTCAAACGTACTACATGGTCAGTGTCAAGCTGCGGAGTGATTCAATTTCCTCGATTGTCTCCTGAGGCAACACATACAGGACGCCTACTAGATGGTGCAACTGATATTGGTAAGGAGGGATTCGAGAAGTCGGTCTTTGCGATCCACCCCCGATTAGTTCATCCAGTAGGCACGTATGCGTGCTGCGATGGCAGCGGTGTACTGGATCGGGGGGATGTCTCCTCCGGTGAACAGCGGGCTCGCCCCCGCAGCGGCGCTACCCCAATCGTGAACCATTTTGGTTCTTTGCAGGGATTTCCAATATCATTCGGGATGGATTGTAACGGTTGCATGTCCGGGTTCTTTCCATCGCGGCGATCCTTTGCATTCTGGAAtcgcagcggcaacaaggATAAGGACACCCCAGGGACTCCGGCATCGAGAGGTTCAGCTGTGACCAgctggacaaaggggcggtcTTTAACGCGTGGGTTGATGAGTTTGTCGTACCATCTTGTGCGCTGGGCAGTAGTGCTGCCATTTCGTTTGGGGAAATGGACGATCCATCTGGTGTCGCTCACCTTCAAGGCCGTTGGCCATTTGATGAGTTTGTGTGCTCGTGCTGCAGTTGTGGCCCGTGTCGGCGGCGTGTCCGGTATATTTAAGAGCATCATGGGCGGTATAAAGCACACTGTGCATTGGTGCAAAACCGGCTTCCGTCTGTACTTTGCTAATGTAAAGGTTTCGTACTACATCCTGCTCAAGAGACTCAAAGGGCACCCTATGCGCTACAACGAGCGTAAACTGCTGATGAACACGCTGAATGATGCTTTGAAGCTCGTTCCTTTCTCCTTCTTCCTCATAGTGCCATTTGCGGAGCTCCTGTTGCCCGTGGCAATCAGGTTGTTCCCGCAAATGCTCCCCTCCACGTTCAGGACCGACAACTCGAAGAGTGATGACTATCTGCAGAAGAAGCTTCTGGCTAAGAAGGAGCTTGCGCAGTTTTTCCAGGAGCTGGTGCAGGAACGCACAAACCAGCTCCTGCAGGACGAGCTTGACTCCTCCCTCAAGACGAAAATGGAGGCCCTCAAGGATTTCCAAGAACGCATCCTCAACAAGAAGGACCGTGACATCAATCCATTTTTGAGTTCCAATGAGCTTCTGGTCTTCGCGAAGATTTTCAAAAAGGAGTTCAAGTTGGACCAGATGAACTTGGAAACGTTGAAGGTGATGTGCAAATTGCTCGGCATCACCCCCTTCAGCGTGCGCTCCCACGTGGTGTTACAACTCCGTCATCACCTGCTCAAAATTCAGCGTGAGGACAGGTTGATCATGTGGGAAGGCGTGGAGAGTCTCTCCACCGAGGAGCTGCAAGAGGCGTGTCGCGATCGCGCCATGAAGTTTTACAACATATCCAGGGAGCagttgcagcagcagctgaaacAGTGGCTTGATCTCTCCAGCATGCGCCAGATTTCGCCCATACTGCTGCTGTGGAGCCGCTGCATCACGATGACCCACGAGCCCATGGCTATCAAGGCAGACGACGAAGGAACTGCCGAAGATAAGCTCGCGATTCCCGAGACAGCAGCCGTTGAGGTGGCTGATTCCAGCGATTCGGCGGTGGAAGCCACGAAGCCGACGAAGGTGGGCGAGAAGTTTGCTGAGGAGGTGACTACCGCCCAAAAAGCATCCTCTACGCGCATCATGAAGGCCgtcaccgctgctgccGAGGTGGACGCGCAAAAGCTCGTCAGCAAGGAGGAGCGGTTGGAGGAACTTTCGCTCAAGGCCAAAGAGCTGAAAGATATCATTGATGGTAACGTGAAGCCATGTGAAGGCGAGGAGCTGGTAGACGGGGCCACGTCGCTGGACGATCCCACGCCAGGAGAGTTGCTGGAAGTGCACAGTTCTGAAGATATGTTAATGCATTTACACGAGGATCACGTGATTCGGCATGCTGAGGAAATCAAGCATTTGAACGCGCTCGGCAAGAAAGAGATCCTAGTTCGACACGAGGAGCTGCTTTccgcactccacatccagaGGCAGATCACCGACCTCCAGCACAACCAGCTGGCTGAGATGTATATGTTCCTGCTGAAGGTATCAGAGGATTTGAATGCAGGTGTCGAGTGTAACATCAAGGACGCTGTCAACGACCTGGTCGTAGCGGCTCGGCAAGAGTTGGAAAAGATCGAGGAGTTGACGTGCCAGTTCGACAAGCACAACTTGACGTACGAACCACAAGCGTCCACTCCCACCCCAGTGTCATCGACGACATGA
- a CDS encoding cdc-related protein kinase I, putative, with product MAASRRSNSRDSSNDGDLLTPDDPEVPSDVHEKPENGRNEAETTDEAPATLESANTPSSITGGNDLGPITDTLECCRNVDIYKCLNKISEGTYGSVYRALDTETGEIVALKHIKFHEAHWKEGFPVSYLREIAILLELRHPNILSVKEVVTNERKDQYYMVMEYVEHELKTLLHERKPDFTLSERKCLLNQLLMGVAYIHEHWVLHRDLKTTNILYNNRGVLKICDFGMARKFGQPIKNYTQNVVTHWYRAPELFLGQEKYTEAVDVWSVGCIFAEIISGKPLFTGVNDSDTLDKIFRCCGSPTKENWPDYTKLPLVRDGRFPLTSYKPNFHTYFKNNMGANEGCYMTELGMDLLMKMLTLDPSKRISAKDALDHPYLTTERPRTQTVELMPTIPDTNAKLRRKREPEEQDDEAGRESRFMGRVNPVKFLALMEKARSKQGRH from the exons ATGGCTGCCTCACGACGCTCAAATTCTAGGGATTCCAGCAATGATGGTGACCTTCTGACACCAGATGACCCAGAAGTGCCATCCGATGTCCATGAGAAACCAGAGAACGGTCGCAATGAAGCCGAAACAACGGATGAAGCCCCGGCAACGTTAGAGAGTGCCAACACGCCGTCTTCCATCACCGGAGGAAATGATTTGGGGCCCATTACGGACACGCTGGAATGCTGTCGCAATGTGGACATTTATAAATGCCTAAACAAAATATCGGAAGGCACTTATGGCTCGGTGTACAGGGCGCTAGACACAGAAACTGGGGAGATCGTGGCGCTGAAGCACATCAAATTCCATGAGGCGCACTGGAAAGAAGGGTTTCCGGTCAGCTATTTGCGGGAAATAGCCATACTGCTCGAACTCAGGCACCCGAACATCCTCAGCGTCAaggaggtggtgaccaatgaaAGGAAGGACCAGTACTATATGGTCATGGAGTACGTTGAGCACGAGCTCAAGACGCTCCTGCATGAGCGGAAACCCGACTTCACGTTGTCGGAGCGCAAGTGCCTTCTGAACCAACTGCTTATGGGAGTTGCCTACATCCACGAGCATTGGGTACTCCACCGAGACCTCAAGACGACCAACATCCTGTACAATAATCGAGGCGTGCTCAAAATCTGCGATTTCGGAATGGCGCGCAAATTCGGGCAACCAATCAAAAACTACACGCAAAATGTAGTCACGCACTGGTACAGAGCGCCGGAGCTATTCCTGGGACAAGAGAAGTATACCGAAGCTGTCGACGTGTGGTCAGTGGGGTGCATATTCGCAGAGATAATCAGTGGAAAGCCCTTATTCACGGGGGTGAACGACTCGGACACGCTAGACAAAATATTCAGGTGCTGCGGTTCGCCCACAAAGGAGAACTGGCCGGATTACACGAAACTGCCATTGGTGAGAGACGGGCGATTCCCGCTTACCAGCTACAAACCCAACTTCCACACATATTTTAAGAACAATATGGGTGCAAATGAGGGGTGCTACATGACTGAGTTGGGAATGGACCTGCTCATGAAGATGCTCACGCTAGATCCTAGCAAGCGCATATCGGCAAAGGACGCCCTCGACCACCCATACCTCACAACG GAGAGGCCTAGAACGCAGACCGTCGAGCTCATGCCAACAATACCAGACACCAACGCCAAACTGCGCAGAAAACGCGAGCCGGAGGAGCAAGACGATGAGGCGGGTAGAGAGTCGCGGTTCATGGGCAGAGTTAACCCTGTGAAGTTCCTCGCATTAATGGAGAAGGCCAGATCCAAGCAGGGTAGGCACTAA
- a CDS encoding formin homology 2 domain containing protein, putative codes for MEYVDYESLTEAELGAMDNLTVRSKVSELPMSSSGNISPYALGMSVRIDLEKRRRATQTDKERDNMVGKAFLESCGKFGSSDKVVEAAAILRKLDTNCSAMVYREALATRMQLRKMALKNLSGENFAEALLQAHYSLLLAKKFHMDIAKTPLSGEMAMELLILSKCYAHVGQFDAGRTHLIEFRFLVEQTILHLVKPAAAGDRAAPQPTERKAVINCDPKVFPNIVFTLAEILTMYDLHEDAEIFFSKYLMLCEREFGGDSVGLSEAINSVCVYLLRSRQHMKALPLAVKALEIQKKHFGDYTSETPDPRVAEGYCNVGMLYRMVGNPLDALHNLLIAIDMKMRIFQDREHPEVQDIFLSLGCCQHMLGNFHAAASIYREVYTTRCDTLGTTHPLTVAVKHLLEDLDRDIRVAPDPGAGAEKGKSLPESTEKIYARVKALGAEMGHPSKRAPRGAPGIEVCRIQSLYANKTKHFRIPTASILQTHECIIPRKEVIELSRQISIQYAYKRLPIINIPRMARGRLILNDSQPVMECNKDASDLLLEWDFRPPSVTADGDVVGGDPKLSADVLLFIPIMEDGKPVMGFYSKPIFVPNPGLFHAFKRAKTIRDFNVEPSPPTTEGVKRRDSNTTGTLDPTSSGATRDSDPKEPKHTVPLVKVKPLLPPKRGDAVSAPKEGPPKKLAPKGVSKPSIVVAKKLPLKPKGDVAAAAAAAGAEKKTAPPPAIAPKKGLLKGMPKIVQPKIIKTLGSPRPDDAAPPKSSPVPKKEAPKGAISQGEGSKTEDPAPSTLPLVEQRSMRLGDLFSKKLDTNANNRNAKFLAKIGNLAKIMVKPNQVKAPGAGGMAMVKQAAPVTGASPPSSLLDSDADTSLSDLDDEEVFMPSPTLREDPTARASVVAMPPRNDKLPLDLKSIHDPLPMDILSLVRGICSHKDDDTSLRCMLLGENGRPLAIVPWQIDMMSLTLAKSCLSMELLEKYSVATEKKDDSSEASKEAQIAAYRKLLAGEGLHDLGFSDLIGNKAMQSLAGGEDALSSGLGMGLPPSVLANLRKQAEELERKAKEEAEAAAAEKDAAAKAGAAGMPKVVPILKKEAPATKKGAPPMKKGAPKGLAPPGMKKGLPTKSKGKGGPSSMVDNSKVRRFFWDPIFGEDAQGTLFACPKGMPTVEKPEIEATFAKAVPKARVAVVSKPKVLNLLPDSKRAYNMNIGLSKFSKYTFKELKDAVLGLDPAVLNIEATEGLMTLLPTPEEANIVQEYVKSGGDMNLVDRPEQFVAVISTIPLLKQRLDSHHVALTFKEHFQEIITPLERIMDGCEAVMSSIKLNVLSNVILKIGNTLNEGDAKKGNAEGFKPTTFAKLNEFRTTTKPVKTLLQYICDIVAKDDETMLEIYNELRPCEECSKIDTVALEANISKFKNDMQKVNNSIAAVERLRDANDEFVPIMRDFLKDAEPKVSYVQEQQKEVMLMFRETAKYMGYPDKEVEKVRVDELFRHIWGFAKNVEVARKARLEAIEKERRMVMAERRKQEQVAARKSKMRTSLMPTTVTATPKMVDGLADIVKTQT; via the coding sequence ATGGAGTACGTCGACTATGAGAGCCTGACCGAGGCGGAGCTCGGAGCCATGGACAACCTTACAGTGCGGTCCAAGGTCTCCGAGCTGCCgatgagcagctccggcaaCATATCGCCGTATGCGCTGGGCATGTCTGTGCGCATCGACCTCGAGAAGCGCCGCAGAGCGACGCAAACCGACAAGGAACGCGATAACATGGTCGGCAAGGCGTTCCTGGAGTCGTGCGGCAAGTTCGGCTCCAGCGACAAGGTCGTCGAGGCCGCGGCTATTCTGCGCAAGTTGGACACCAACTGCAGTGCTATGGTGTACCGCGAGGCGTTGGCAACTCGCATGCAGCTGCGCAAGATGGCGCTGAAGAACCTCTCGGGGGAGAACTTCGCTGAGGCGTTGCTGCAGGCGCACtactcgctgctgctggcgaAGAAGTTCCACATGGACATCGCCAAGACGCCTCTGAGCGGCGAGATGGCGATGGAGCTTTTAATTCTGAGCAAGTGCTACGCTCACGTTGGGCAGTTCGACGCGGGCCGAACCCACCTGATCGAGTTCCGGTTCCTGGTTGAGCAGACCATTCTGCACCTAGTGAAGCCCGCTGCGGCTGGCGACCGCGCTGCGCCGCAGCCCACTGAGCGCAAGGCCGTGATAAACTGCGACCCGAAGGTCTTCCCCAACATCGTGTTCACGCTGGCCGAGATCCTGACGATGTACGACCTCCACGAGGATGCGGAGATATTTTTCTCCAAGTACCTGATGCTGTGCGAGCGCGAGTTTGGCGGCGACAGCGTCGGGCTCAGCGAGGCCATCAACAGCGTGTGCGTGTACCTTCTGCGCAGCCGGCAGCACATGAAGGCTCTGCCGCTGGCCGTGAAGGCGCTGGAGATTCAGAAGAAGCACTTCGGCGACTACACCAGCGAGACGCCCGACCCGCGTGTGGCGGAGGGGTACTGCAACGTGGGCATGCTGTATCGGATGGTGGGCAACCCCCTCGACGCTCTGCACAACCTGCTCATCGCCATCGACATGAAGATGCGCATCTTTCAGGACCGGGAGCATCCCGAGGTGCAGGACATATTCCTCTCGTTGGGCTGCTGCCAGCACATGCTGGGAAACTTCCACGCCGCCGCGTCCATATACCGCGAAGTGTACACGACGCGTTGCGACACTCTGGGCACGACGCATCCGCTGACCGTTGCGGTGAAGCATTTGCTGGAGGACCTTGACCGCGATATCAGGGTGGCCCCGGACCCAGGTGCCGGCGCTGAGAAGGGCAAGTCGTTACCCGAGAGCACGGAGAAAATATATGCGCGCGTGAAGGCGCTGGGTGCCGAGATGGGCCACCCCTCCAAGAGGGCCCCGCGCGGGGCCCCCGGCATCGAGGTATGCCGCATCCAATCGCTGTACGCGAACAAGACGAAGCACTTCCGCATACCCACGGCGAGCATACTGCAGACGCACGAATGCATCATCCCACGCAAGGAGGTCATTGAGCTCTCGCGTCAGATATCCATTCAGTACGCGTACAAGCGCCTGCCCATCATAAACATCCCGCGCATGGCTCGCGGCCGGCTGATTTTGAACGACAGCCAGCCCGTGATGGAGTGCAACAAGGATGCGTCTGACCTTCTGCTGGAGTGGGACTTCCGCCCGCCGTCGGTCACCGCGGACGGCGACGTGGTGGGCGGCGACCCTAAGTTGTCTGCCGATGTGCTGCTTTTCATCCCCATCATGGAGGACGGTAAGCCCGTCATGGGTTTCTACAGCAAGCCCATTTTCGTGCCCAACCCGGGTCTCTTCCACGCGTTCAAGCGGGCCAAGACGATACGCGACTTCAACGTGGAGCCCTCGCCTCCAACTACTGAAGGTGTCAAACGGCGTGATTCGAACACGACTGGCACTTTGGATCCCACTTCAAGCGGAGCAACCCGGGACAGCGATCCGAAGGAACCTAAGCATACGGTGCCTCTGGTTAAGGTGAAGCCTCTGCTTCCTCCGAAGCGCGGTGACGCCGTCTCTGCGCCCAAGGAAGGCCCCCCCAAAAAACTCGCTCCCAAGGGTGTATCTAAACCCTCTATTGTTGTGGCGAAAAAACTTCCTTTGAAACcaaagggcgatgttgccgctgcagctgctgctgcaggtgcGGAGAAGAAGACTGCACCGCCCCCGGCCATTGCTCCTAAGAAAGGACTTCTCAAGGGCATGCCCAAAATAGTACAGCCGAAGATAATTAAGACCCTGGGAAGCCCGAGACCGGATGATGCAGCTCCGCCTAAGAGCTCACCGGTTCCCAAGAAGGAGGCACCGAAAGGCGCAATATCGCAGGGCGAGGGATCGAAAACAGAAGACCCCGCCCCCTCAACTCTGCCACTGGTCGAACAGCGTTCAATGCGGCTAGGCGATTTGTTTTCCAAGAAACTGGACACCAATGCGAACAACCGCAACGCGAAGTTCCTCGCGAAGATTGGAAACCTGGCGAAGATAATGGTGAAGCCGAACCAAGTGAAGGCGcccggcgccggcggcatGGCAATGGTAAAGCAGGCGGCGCCTGTAACTGGCGCGTCGCCCCCTTCGTCGCTGTTAGACAGCGACGCCGACACTAGTctctctgacctggatgaTGAAGAGGTTTTCATGCCCTCTCCAACTCTGCGTGAAGATCCCACTGCGAGGGCGTCCGTAGTGGCTATGCCCCCTCGAAACGACAAGCTACCACTGGACCTGAAATCGATCCATGATCCCCTGCCAATGGACATCCTCAGCTTGGTGCGGGGTATCTGCTCCCACAAGGACGATGACACGTCGCTTCGGTGCATGCTGCTGGGTGAGAACGGTCGCCCGCTGGCCATCGTGCCATGGCAGATCGACATGATGTCGTTGACGTTGGCCAAGTCATGCCTTTCAatggagctgctggagaaatATTCGGTTGCCACCGAGAAGAAGGACGATTCCTCGGAGGCGTCGAAGGAGGCTCAGATCGCCGCGTATCGGAAACTGCTGGCGGGCGAGGGTCTTCACGACCTTGGGTTCAGTGATTTGATAGGTAACAAGGCGATGCAGTCGTTGGCCGGCGGAGAAGATGCCTTGTCCTCCGGTTTGGGCATGGGCCTGCCGCCGTCCGTGCTCGCCAACCTTCGTAAGCAGGCTGAGGAGCTGGAGAGGAAAGCGAAGGAGGAAGCAGAAGCGGCCGCCGCCGAGAAAGACGCTGCGGCAAAGGCAGGTGCCGCGGGTATGCCGAAGGTTGTCCCGATCTTGAAGAAGGAAGCGCCCGCGACTAAAAAAGGCGCGCCGCCCATGAAGAAGGGGGCGCCCAAGGGCCTAGCTCCGCCGGGCATGAAGAAAGGCCTCCCGACGAAGAGTAAAGGCAAGGGAGGGCCTTCGTCGATGGTCGACAACTCTAAGGTCCGTCGCTTTTTCTGGGACCCCATTTTCGGCGAGGACGCCCAGGGCACGCTTTTCGCGTGTCCAAAGGGCATGCCCACCGTGGAGAAACCCGAGATCGAGGCGACGTTCGCCAAGGCGGTGCCCAAGGCCCGTGTGGCCGTTGTGTCGAAGCCCAAGGTTCTCAATCTGCTGCCCGACTCCAAGCGAGCCTACAATATGAACATCGGTCTGTCGAAGTTCTCCAAGTACACGTTCAAGGAGCTTAAGGATGCGGTGCTAGGTTTGGATCCCGCTGTGCTGAACATAGAGGCCACCGAGGGCCTCATGACCCTGTTGCCCACCCCCGAGGAGGCAAACATAGTCCAGGAGTATGTGAAGTCGGGAGGCGACATGAACCTGGTGGACCGGCCTGAGCAGTTTGTTGCCGTTATCTCCACGATCCCGCTGCTGAAGCAGAGGCTGGATTCGCACCACGTCGCGCTGACCTTCAAGGAGCACTTCCAGGAGATCATCACGCCTCTGGAGCGCATAATGGACGGCTGCGAGGCGGTCATGTCAAGCATCAAGTTGAACGTGCTGTCCAACGTCATCCTGAAGATCGGTAACACGCTTAACGAGGGCGACGCGAAGAAGGGTAATGCGGAGGGTTTCAAGCCCACCACGTTCGCCAAGCTGAACGAGTTCCGCACGACCACCAAGCCGGTCAAGACGTTGCTGCAGTACATTTGCGACATCGTGGCGAAGGATGATGAGACCATGCTGGAAATTTACAACGAGCTGCGCCCGTGCGAGGAGTGTTCCAAGATCGACACGGTCGCCCTGGAGGCAAACATCAGCAAGTTCAAGAACGACATGCAGAAGGTCAACAACTCAATCGCCGCGGTGGAACGCCTCCGCGACGCCAACGACGAGTTCGTGCCCATTATGCGCGACTTCCTGAAGGACGCGGAGCCCAAGGTGTCGTATGTGCAGGAGCAGCAGAAGGAGGTGATGCTCATGTTCCGGGAGACGGCGAAGTACATGGGTTACCCCGACAAGGAGGTCGAGAAGGTGCGCGTGGACGAGTTGTTCCGCCACATTTGGGGCTTCGCGAAAAATGTAGAGGTGGCCCGCAAGGCTCGACTCGAAGCCATAGAGAAGGAGCGCCGGATGGTCATGGCCGAGCGCCGAAAGCAGGAGCAGGTCGCTGCTCGCAAGAGCAAGATGCGCACTTCGTTGATGCCCACCACCGTAACGGCGACTCCCAAGATGGTCGACGGGCTGGCGGACATTGTGAAAACGCAGACTTGA